Proteins from a genomic interval of Prionailurus viverrinus isolate Anna chromosome F2, UM_Priviv_1.0, whole genome shotgun sequence:
- the RPL30 gene encoding 60S ribosomal protein L30, which translates to MVAAKKTKKSLESINSRLQLVMKSGKYVLGYKQTLKMIRHGKAKLVILANNCPALRKSEIEYYAMLAKTGVHHYSGNNIELGTACGKYYRVCTLAIIDPGDSDIIRSMPEQTGEK; encoded by the exons ATGGTGGCCGCAAAGAAGACG AAAAAGTCGCTGGAGTCCATCAACTCTAGGCTCCAACTCGTTATGAAAAGTGGGAAGTACGTGTTGGGGTACAAGCAGACTCTGAAAATGATCAGACATGGCAAAGCGAAACTGGTCATCCTCGCCAACAACTGCCCAGCCTTGAG GAAGTCTGAAATAGAATACTATGCTATGTTGGCCAAAACTGGTGTCCATCACTATAGCGGCAATAATATTGAATTGGGCACAGCGTGTGGGAAATACTACAGAGTGTGCACACTGGCTATTATTGATCCAG gtgattctgatatcaTTCGAAGCATGCCAGAACAGACTGGTGAAAAGTAA